The Ferrimicrobium acidiphilum DSM 19497 sequence GGCTCGCTTGCACCAGTGATCGAGCATCTCATTCACCTCGTCGATCTCGAGGTCTCCAGCAAAGATCGCCCGTAGGGACTCCTTCATCTCATAAGCTCGCCATAGGGCTCCCCCTCGTTGTTTGATGGCTAAGAGGGCTAGTCCCTGACGTTTGGTTAGGGTTCCTGGATTCTTCAACAGTGCCCACCTTGCCCCGGCGAACTTACGGGCATAGACAGGAGATGGGAGCTTTCTCATCTCCCGCCAGAGATCCTTGCGTACCTCCTCTAGGGCC is a genomic window containing:
- a CDS encoding ISL3 family transposase is translated as ALEEVRKDLWREMRKLPSPVYARKFAGARWALLKNPGTLTKRQGLALLAIKQRGGALWRAYEMKESLRAIFAGDLEIDEVNEMLDHWCKRASRSRLSSFIRLSKTIRTHRDGILASIRLGVSNGRVEGLNTKVRSIIARSYGFHSAKATLALVMLACGPIDLKLPYERASLST